The following are encoded together in the Capsulimonas corticalis genome:
- a CDS encoding urease accessory protein UreF, which produces MTTITVTRTTIATRTDTSTRMSIELLRLMQIADSAVPIGAASHSFGIETLTDEGSLTVERLPEFLEGYLAETGALDASWCRAGWRLARVSREDFTSEWTRLSDRVGARKPAREGREASAMLGRRLLQLVDGLSPGHPAVAEAVRLTKSSAGLAAVPAHHAAAFGLAGAALRCPEDLVAQTYLQQNVMGLVSACQRLLPLGQSAAGCILWDIKPALIRAAAPSEDNEEIACFTPSIDLAGMRHPWLTTRLFIS; this is translated from the coding sequence ATGACGACGATCACGGTCACTCGCACGACCATAGCCACGCGAACGGACACGTCCACACGCATGTCCATTGAGCTGCTGCGCTTGATGCAGATCGCGGATAGCGCCGTGCCGATCGGCGCGGCGTCGCATTCGTTCGGGATCGAAACGCTGACGGATGAAGGCTCGCTGACGGTGGAGCGGCTTCCCGAGTTTCTCGAAGGCTATCTCGCCGAGACCGGCGCGCTCGACGCCTCCTGGTGCCGCGCTGGCTGGCGTCTCGCCCGAGTGTCCCGCGAAGACTTCACTTCCGAGTGGACGCGGCTCAGCGACCGGGTCGGCGCGCGCAAGCCGGCGCGGGAAGGCCGGGAGGCAAGCGCTATGCTCGGGCGCCGCCTGCTGCAATTGGTGGATGGATTATCGCCGGGGCATCCCGCCGTCGCCGAGGCCGTGCGTTTGACGAAGTCATCGGCGGGTTTGGCGGCGGTCCCGGCGCACCACGCCGCCGCTTTTGGTCTCGCCGGCGCCGCGCTGCGCTGTCCCGAGGACTTGGTCGCGCAGACATATTTGCAGCAGAACGTGATGGGACTGGTGTCGGCGTGCCAGCGCCTGTTGCCGCTGGGGCAAAGCGCGGCGGGATGTATTTTGTGGGACATCAAGCCGGCGTTGATCCGCGCCGCCGCGCCGTCCGAAGATAATGAGGAGATCGCTTGCTTCACGCCCTCGATCGATCTGGCGGGGATGCGCCACCCGTGGCTGACCACCCGCCTGTTCATCAGCTAA
- a CDS encoding ABC transporter ATP-binding protein: MTDTLTAGRIMPAPLIPEEDPNAGPILRVDRVGKDYPTKSGALTVLEPTSFTMQTSELVSIVGPSGCGKSTLLHIVGGLVEPTSGSVYLDGVEVHEPSRERGMVFQAYTLFPWRTVYQNVQFGLEMRGLPRKGRERIADKFLEAVGLSDFKNHYPKQLSGGMRQRVAIARALANAPRILLMDEPFGALDAQTRAVMQDLVLDIRRRERITTLFITHDIDEAVYLSDRIFVMTARPGHIKAEIHVPFGPDRSDALRNAPEFLEIRKQVHELLYEEGKAVVDAEIASGSKK; encoded by the coding sequence ATGACAGACACTTTGACCGCCGGGCGCATTATGCCCGCGCCGCTGATCCCGGAAGAAGATCCGAACGCCGGGCCGATCCTGCGGGTCGACCGCGTCGGTAAGGATTACCCCACGAAATCGGGGGCGCTCACCGTGCTGGAGCCGACCTCCTTTACCATGCAGACCAGCGAACTGGTGAGCATCGTCGGGCCGTCGGGCTGCGGCAAGTCCACGCTGCTGCATATCGTCGGCGGCCTGGTCGAACCGACCTCTGGCTCGGTCTATCTCGACGGCGTCGAAGTCCACGAGCCGAGCCGCGAGCGCGGCATGGTCTTCCAGGCGTACACGCTGTTCCCGTGGCGCACGGTCTACCAGAACGTGCAGTTCGGCCTGGAGATGCGCGGCCTGCCGCGCAAGGGTCGTGAGCGGATCGCGGACAAATTCCTGGAGGCCGTGGGCCTTTCGGACTTCAAGAACCACTATCCCAAACAACTATCGGGAGGCATGCGCCAGCGCGTCGCCATCGCCCGCGCCCTCGCCAACGCCCCGCGTATCTTATTGATGGACGAGCCCTTCGGCGCCCTCGACGCCCAGACGCGCGCCGTCATGCAGGACTTAGTGCTGGATATCCGAAGGCGCGAGCGCATCACGACTCTCTTCATCACGCACGACATCGACGAAGCCGTCTATCTCAGCGACCGCATCTTCGTCATGACCGCGCGTCCCGGACACATCAAGGCCGAGATCCACGTCCCCTTCGGCCCGGACCGCAGCGACGCCCTGCGCAATGCCCCCGAGTTCCTGGAAATTCGCAAGCAAGTGCATGAACTGCTTTATGAAGAAGGGAAAGCCGTGGTGGATGCAGAAATCGCGAGCGGAAGCAAGAAGTGA
- the ureA gene encoding urease subunit gamma → MHLTPREQEKLMLFLASELARKRQARGLKLNYPEAVAILSAEIMEMARDGKSVAEIMSLGNTILSREDVMEGIPEMIHEVQVEATFPDGTKLVTLHEPIH, encoded by the coding sequence ATGCATCTCACCCCGCGTGAGCAGGAAAAACTCATGCTCTTTCTCGCCAGCGAACTCGCACGCAAGCGCCAGGCGCGCGGCCTCAAGCTCAACTATCCGGAAGCCGTCGCGATCCTGAGCGCTGAGATCATGGAGATGGCCCGCGACGGCAAGAGCGTCGCCGAAATCATGTCCCTCGGCAACACCATTCTCAGCCGCGAGGACGTGATGGAGGGGATTCCGGAGATGATCCACGAGGTGCAGGTGGAGGCGACGTTCCCTGACGGAACGAAGCTGGTGACGCTGCATGAGCCGATACATTAG
- a CDS encoding PAS domain S-box protein, giving the protein MSDGDPDTQPRSNLETEPTPGTEPSLREKNRLLALSADVGRALTTRHTLPDMLRGCAEALVAHLDAAFARIWTLNAPENMLELRASAGIYTHLDGDHGRIPIGAFKIGLIAQERKPHLTNSVIGDPRVLHQDWAIREGMVSFAGYPLIVEERVVGVVAIFARVALPEQTLQALGAVADQIAVGIDRKRTEEALRASESRYRAAIAHAAVGVTLADMEDRCLETNAAFCNIVGYSEEELICKDFQSFTYPEDRAASIAQMDRLRGGEIPHFVMEKRYVRKDGRVVWVQNSVALVRDADGNPESTVALTEDISERKEAAARQRRMLRDVLASVTEGRLVLCQQVEELPPPLADAAPLIPLSSLGGLSELRQAARDAARKAGHPEDRVADLTIAVSEAGMNTIVHAHAGEALVSTGVGGGVQVRIQDHGAGITLENIPNAALKKGFTTAGTLGQGMKMMLETVDRVYLLTGESGTTVVIEQDRAPTP; this is encoded by the coding sequence GTGTCCGACGGAGACCCTGATACCCAGCCTCGATCGAATCTAGAAACCGAGCCGACCCCGGGAACCGAGCCATCGCTGCGGGAGAAGAACCGCCTGCTTGCTCTGTCCGCCGATGTCGGCCGCGCGCTCACCACGCGCCATACGCTGCCGGATATGCTGCGCGGCTGCGCCGAGGCGCTGGTAGCGCATCTCGACGCCGCGTTCGCGCGGATCTGGACGCTGAACGCGCCCGAAAATATGCTGGAGCTGCGCGCGAGCGCCGGCATCTACACGCACCTGGACGGCGACCACGGGCGCATCCCCATCGGCGCCTTCAAGATCGGCCTCATCGCCCAGGAGCGTAAGCCCCACCTCACCAACTCCGTGATCGGCGACCCACGCGTGCTCCATCAAGACTGGGCGATCCGCGAGGGCATGGTTTCGTTCGCTGGATATCCCCTGATTGTCGAGGAGCGCGTTGTCGGCGTCGTCGCGATCTTCGCCCGCGTCGCGCTGCCCGAACAGACGCTCCAGGCGCTGGGCGCGGTCGCGGACCAGATCGCCGTCGGCATCGACCGCAAGCGGACCGAGGAGGCGCTGCGGGCGAGCGAAAGCCGCTATCGCGCGGCCATCGCCCACGCCGCTGTCGGCGTCACCCTCGCCGACATGGAGGATCGCTGCCTGGAGACCAACGCCGCATTCTGCAATATTGTCGGCTATTCCGAGGAAGAACTGATCTGCAAGGATTTCCAATCGTTTACCTACCCAGAGGATCGCGCGGCCAGCATCGCCCAGATGGATCGTCTGCGCGGCGGCGAAATCCCGCACTTCGTGATGGAAAAGCGCTACGTGCGCAAGGACGGCCGCGTGGTCTGGGTGCAGAACAGCGTCGCGCTGGTCCGCGACGCCGACGGCAATCCCGAGAGCACGGTGGCGCTCACCGAGGACATCAGCGAGCGCAAGGAAGCCGCGGCGCGCCAGCGGCGCATGCTGCGCGATGTCCTCGCATCCGTGACCGAGGGCCGGCTGGTCCTGTGTCAGCAGGTGGAAGAACTGCCGCCGCCGCTGGCCGACGCCGCGCCTTTGATCCCGCTGTCGTCGCTGGGAGGGCTGTCTGAGTTGCGGCAAGCGGCGCGGGACGCCGCGCGCAAGGCGGGGCATCCGGAAGACCGTGTCGCCGATCTGACAATCGCCGTCAGCGAAGCCGGCATGAACACCATCGTCCACGCGCACGCGGGCGAAGCCCTCGTCTCCACCGGCGTCGGCGGCGGCGTGCAGGTACGGATTCAGGATCACGGCGCCGGCATCACACTGGAGAATATTCCCAATGCGGCCCTCAAAAAAGGCTTTACTACGGCCGGCACGCTCGGCCAGGGGATGAAGATGATGCTCGAAACCGTGGACCGCGTGTATTTGCTCACAGGCGAATCGGGAACGACGGTCGTGATTGAGCAGGATCGCGCGCCGACACCGTGA
- a CDS encoding type 1 glutamine amidotransferase gives MSSVLVLQHEDCEPLGFIEDALNGYDLKPQYIRAYAGDAVPETMGDAGGLVVLGGPQGAYETDKHPYLAGEIRLIQNALQAETPVLGMCLGAQLMAAALGARVAPAPQKEIGWYPVTLTEAAGEDPLWRKIEPVFMTLQWHGDIFDLPDGAVRLGASALTPNQAFRYGRGAYGVQWHMEMTEEVIRETAGASEASFAASGLSPAVILDGVEAHLPNLSRIAGIVFRGWAELVV, from the coding sequence ATGTCAAGCGTCCTTGTTTTGCAGCATGAAGATTGTGAGCCGCTGGGATTTATCGAAGATGCTCTCAATGGATATGATCTAAAGCCTCAGTACATCCGGGCGTACGCGGGCGACGCCGTTCCGGAAACGATGGGCGACGCGGGCGGCCTCGTCGTCCTGGGTGGTCCGCAGGGGGCGTATGAGACCGACAAGCATCCTTATCTGGCCGGAGAGATTCGGCTGATCCAGAACGCCTTGCAAGCGGAGACGCCGGTGCTGGGGATGTGCCTGGGGGCGCAGCTGATGGCGGCGGCGCTGGGAGCGCGCGTCGCGCCGGCGCCGCAAAAGGAGATCGGCTGGTACCCGGTCACACTGACGGAGGCGGCTGGGGAGGATCCGCTCTGGCGGAAGATCGAGCCTGTGTTTATGACGCTGCAATGGCATGGGGACATCTTCGACCTGCCTGATGGCGCGGTGCGCCTGGGGGCATCGGCGCTGACTCCGAACCAGGCGTTCCGTTACGGGCGCGGCGCCTACGGGGTACAGTGGCATATGGAGATGACGGAAGAGGTCATTCGGGAAACGGCGGGGGCGTCGGAAGCGTCCTTTGCGGCGTCGGGTCTCAGTCCTGCGGTGATCCTGGACGGCGTTGAAGCGCATTTGCCGAACTTGAGCCGTATCGCGGGAATTGTCTTTCGCGGCTGGGCCGAACTTGTCGTATAA
- a CDS encoding urease subunit beta: MIPGEIWTEPGDIAANVDRPTVQVIVSHTGDRPIQIGSHYHFFEVNPALTFDRDAARGMRLNIAAGTAVRFEPGEEKEITLVAFAGDRIVFGHNALVSGPLDKNPGDPA; this comes from the coding sequence ATGATTCCCGGAGAAATCTGGACCGAGCCCGGCGACATCGCCGCCAATGTCGATCGTCCGACCGTGCAAGTGATTGTCAGCCATACCGGTGACCGGCCGATTCAAATCGGCAGTCATTATCATTTTTTCGAAGTCAATCCGGCGCTGACGTTCGACCGCGACGCCGCGCGCGGGATGCGGCTGAATATCGCGGCCGGGACCGCCGTGCGCTTTGAGCCGGGCGAGGAGAAGGAAATCACCCTCGTCGCGTTCGCCGGAGATCGCATTGTCTTTGGGCACAACGCCCTTGTGTCCGGCCCGCTCGATAAGAACCCAGGAGATCCCGCATGA
- the ureG gene encoding urease accessory protein UreG yields the protein MSESRAFRVGVAGPVGSGKTALVDCLSKALTQKYSLAVVTNDIYTKEDAEFLLRQGTLPMDRVRGVETGGCPHAAIREDASMNLEAIADLEDTLPGLELIFVESGGDNLAAAFSPELVDVAIYVIDVSGGDKIPRKGGPGIMRSDLLLINKTDLAPLVGASLEVMDRDARKMRGDLPFLFTNMKSGEGLSSVIEWLEAKIAQPEWKTIIDAHAPYVGRLHTHDHDDDHGHSHDHSHANGHVHTHVH from the coding sequence ATGAGTGAATCGCGCGCATTCCGCGTCGGCGTGGCCGGCCCTGTGGGCAGCGGCAAGACGGCGCTGGTGGACTGTTTGAGCAAGGCGCTGACGCAAAAGTACAGCCTGGCCGTCGTCACCAACGATATCTATACAAAGGAAGACGCGGAGTTTTTGCTGCGGCAGGGAACGCTTCCCATGGATCGCGTGCGCGGCGTGGAGACCGGTGGCTGTCCGCATGCGGCGATCCGGGAAGATGCGTCGATGAACCTGGAGGCGATCGCCGATCTGGAGGACACGCTGCCGGGATTGGAGCTGATCTTTGTGGAGAGCGGCGGCGACAATCTGGCGGCCGCGTTCAGTCCAGAATTGGTGGATGTGGCGATCTACGTGATCGACGTCTCCGGCGGGGACAAGATCCCGCGCAAGGGCGGACCCGGCATTATGCGCTCGGACTTGCTGCTGATCAACAAGACGGATCTGGCGCCGCTGGTTGGAGCTTCTTTAGAAGTAATGGACCGGGACGCGCGTAAGATGCGCGGCGATCTGCCGTTTCTCTTCACGAACATGAAGAGCGGCGAGGGCCTCAGTTCGGTCATTGAGTGGCTGGAGGCGAAGATCGCGCAGCCGGAGTGGAAGACGATCATCGACGCCCACGCGCCGTATGTCGGCCGCCTGCATACGCACGATCATGACGACGATCACGGTCACTCGCACGACCATAGCCACGCGAACGGACACGTCCACACGCATGTCCATTGA
- a CDS encoding DUF6785 family protein, whose amino-acid sequence MTPRPLSQPTPQSPIEAERVRVIPVRWGYPIAVALPLIVLNCGWIANSEMKTGVTEVTISSLFIGVTFILFVVTLLNLVVRKFAGARAAMNQPEMMVLYTMLSMSSVVAGMGNYGFFTPFLANLFYYDRPANGWHSFWYLLPSFIGPRDPNVLKGFYEGHSSFFQPQVLAAWTPPLLVWSVFFLILLWTTMCMGAIVRRRWTEDEHLPFPVIALPLEMTREGAPLYQSKLLWVGFAVPFLLHSLNSLASIIPTLPSLPINTVKDMVTSLQYPWTGVGALTYALHPVGVGMGYLVSTDVSFSMWFFYLLRKAADVWGTSQNWRDASIGRYADGNGQFPYINSQGWGSWLALGAATLWVGRGYFKAYFQRALRGDHHGVDRDEPMSARVAVAGLIVGFLMLCAFVWSQGGSWWLPVLFLTLYILLMTALTRIRAEVAVLSSQLVWVNPQSMITTVLGAGNLSKVDLAHTSMLSWFNTDYRAAPMPHELEGFVGLKRSGGALRPLVPVILLAAAVAMVSALVWDMQMYYVNGAATDNVNGYRVSKGSEPWTNLQGWLQNPKPPNAAAMGGIVFGAATTLLLSALRTRFVGFPLHPAAYAFNMTFANDFFWCDMFVAWLVKVCLLRYGGMKMYQTLLPLFFGLILGDFVTGSFWSIVGTIFHLNLFRTFAT is encoded by the coding sequence ATGACGCCGCGACCACTTTCTCAGCCAACTCCCCAATCACCAATAGAGGCGGAGCGTGTTCGCGTGATCCCCGTTCGCTGGGGCTATCCCATCGCCGTCGCGCTGCCGCTGATCGTTTTGAACTGCGGCTGGATCGCAAATTCGGAGATGAAGACGGGCGTGACGGAAGTAACGATCTCATCGCTATTCATTGGCGTCACCTTTATTCTCTTCGTCGTCACGCTTTTGAACTTGGTCGTCCGGAAGTTCGCCGGGGCGCGGGCAGCGATGAATCAGCCGGAGATGATGGTGCTTTATACGATGCTCTCGATGTCGAGCGTCGTGGCGGGCATGGGGAATTACGGCTTTTTTACGCCGTTTTTAGCCAATCTTTTCTACTACGATCGTCCCGCGAACGGCTGGCATAGCTTCTGGTATCTGCTCCCGTCGTTTATTGGGCCGCGCGATCCCAATGTTCTCAAGGGCTTTTATGAGGGACATTCGAGTTTTTTTCAGCCGCAGGTCCTTGCCGCTTGGACGCCGCCGCTGCTCGTCTGGAGCGTGTTCTTTTTGATCTTGCTCTGGACGACGATGTGCATGGGCGCCATCGTCCGCCGCCGATGGACCGAAGACGAACATCTCCCATTTCCGGTCATCGCGCTGCCGCTGGAGATGACGCGCGAGGGGGCGCCGCTCTACCAAAGCAAACTGCTCTGGGTAGGGTTCGCCGTTCCGTTCCTATTGCACTCGCTCAATTCGCTCGCCAGCATTATTCCCACGCTGCCGTCGCTGCCGATCAATACCGTCAAGGACATGGTGACGAGCCTGCAATATCCCTGGACCGGCGTGGGCGCGCTCACCTACGCGCTGCATCCGGTGGGAGTGGGAATGGGCTATCTGGTCTCGACGGATGTCTCGTTCTCGATGTGGTTCTTCTATCTGCTGCGCAAGGCGGCCGATGTCTGGGGGACTTCGCAAAATTGGCGCGACGCTTCGATCGGCCGATACGCCGACGGCAATGGGCAGTTTCCGTACATCAACAGTCAGGGCTGGGGATCGTGGCTGGCGCTCGGCGCCGCGACGCTCTGGGTGGGGCGCGGCTACTTCAAAGCGTACTTTCAGCGCGCGCTGCGCGGAGACCATCACGGCGTCGATCGCGACGAGCCGATGAGCGCCCGTGTCGCTGTTGCCGGGCTGATCGTCGGCTTTCTCATGCTCTGCGCTTTTGTCTGGTCGCAGGGCGGCTCGTGGTGGCTTCCCGTTCTGTTCCTGACGCTTTACATCTTGCTGATGACGGCGCTGACGCGCATTCGCGCCGAGGTCGCCGTGCTGTCGAGCCAGCTTGTCTGGGTAAACCCGCAGAGCATGATCACCACGGTCCTGGGCGCGGGCAACCTCTCCAAAGTTGACCTGGCGCACACGAGTATGCTGTCCTGGTTCAATACGGACTACCGCGCCGCGCCGATGCCCCACGAACTCGAAGGCTTCGTCGGATTGAAGCGATCCGGCGGCGCGCTGCGCCCGCTCGTTCCCGTGATTCTGCTCGCCGCCGCCGTCGCGATGGTCAGCGCCCTGGTCTGGGACATGCAGATGTACTATGTGAACGGCGCCGCGACGGACAATGTCAACGGCTACCGGGTCAGCAAGGGCTCGGAGCCGTGGACGAATCTCCAGGGCTGGCTGCAAAATCCCAAGCCCCCGAACGCGGCGGCGATGGGCGGAATCGTGTTTGGCGCGGCGACAACCTTGCTGCTCTCCGCGCTTCGCACCCGCTTTGTCGGTTTCCCGCTGCACCCGGCGGCGTATGCGTTTAACATGACGTTTGCAAACGATTTCTTCTGGTGCGATATGTTCGTCGCCTGGCTGGTCAAAGTTTGCCTGCTGCGCTACGGCGGCATGAAGATGTATCAGACGCTGCTGCCGCTGTTCTTTGGACTGATCCTGGGCGACTTCGTGACGGGATCCTTCTGGAGTATTGTCGGGACGATCTTTCATTTGAATCTTTTCCGGACGTTCGCTACCTAG
- the ureC gene encoding urease subunit alpha: protein MSLHIPRATYADLYGPTTGDRVRLADTELVVEVEKDFTVYGDEITFGGGKVIRDGMGQSSTATRAHGGVLDLVITNALIIDHWGIVKGDIGVRDGRIVKVGKAGNPDTMAGVDPDLVVGASTEVIAGEHLIVTAGAIDSHIHFICPQQIYEAMSGGITTMIGGGTGPATGTNATTCTPGAWNMARMLQSADAWPINFGFLGKGNASAAAPLEEQIRSGACGLKLHEDWGTTPAAIDMCLTVADEFDVQVAIHTDTINEAGYLENTVAAIAGRAIHTYHTEGAGGGHAPDIIKIASYPNILPSSTNPTRPYTVNTIAEHLDMLMVCHHLNPQVPEDVAFAESRIRPETIAAEDILHDLGVISMISSDSQAMGRIGEVVTRCWQTAHKMKTQRGSLAGDPSRNDNTRVKRYIAKYTINPARTHGVAQHIGSIEPGKLADLVLWKPAFFGVKPEMIVKGGFISWAAMGDPNASIPTPQPVIYRPMFGSFGGAVAPTSLTFVSQAALNEGVPESIGLRKTAVAVSGCRTVGKADMVHNDAMPNIEVDPETYEVRADGELLTCEPASSLPMAQRYFLF from the coding sequence ATGAGTCTGCACATTCCGCGCGCTACTTACGCCGATCTGTACGGCCCGACGACCGGGGACCGGGTGCGGCTTGCCGATACGGAGCTGGTCGTCGAAGTGGAAAAAGACTTTACGGTCTACGGCGATGAGATCACCTTTGGCGGCGGCAAGGTCATTCGGGACGGCATGGGGCAGAGCAGTACGGCGACGCGCGCGCATGGCGGCGTGCTGGATCTGGTCATCACCAATGCGCTGATTATCGATCACTGGGGCATCGTCAAGGGCGATATCGGCGTGCGCGATGGACGCATCGTTAAGGTCGGCAAGGCGGGCAACCCGGATACGATGGCGGGCGTGGATCCGGATCTGGTCGTCGGCGCGAGCACCGAGGTCATCGCGGGCGAGCATTTGATTGTGACGGCGGGCGCCATCGACAGCCACATCCACTTTATCTGCCCGCAGCAGATTTATGAGGCGATGTCGGGCGGGATCACGACCATGATCGGCGGCGGGACGGGACCGGCGACGGGGACCAACGCCACCACCTGCACACCCGGCGCATGGAACATGGCGCGAATGCTGCAATCGGCGGACGCCTGGCCGATCAACTTCGGCTTTTTGGGCAAGGGCAACGCCTCGGCGGCCGCGCCGCTGGAGGAGCAGATCCGGTCCGGCGCCTGCGGTCTGAAACTGCACGAGGACTGGGGGACGACGCCTGCCGCGATTGACATGTGCCTGACCGTCGCGGACGAGTTCGACGTTCAAGTCGCGATCCATACGGACACGATCAACGAGGCGGGATATCTGGAGAACACCGTCGCAGCGATTGCCGGCCGCGCGATCCACACTTACCACACGGAAGGCGCCGGCGGCGGGCATGCGCCGGACATTATCAAGATCGCGAGCTACCCCAATATCCTGCCGTCGTCCACGAACCCGACTCGGCCTTACACGGTGAACACGATTGCCGAGCATTTAGATATGCTGATGGTCTGCCACCATCTCAATCCGCAAGTGCCCGAAGATGTCGCGTTCGCCGAAAGCCGTATCCGGCCGGAGACCATCGCCGCCGAGGATATTCTGCACGACCTGGGCGTCATCAGCATGATCTCTAGCGACTCGCAGGCGATGGGGCGCATCGGCGAGGTTGTGACGCGCTGCTGGCAGACGGCGCACAAGATGAAGACACAGCGTGGCTCGCTGGCGGGGGATCCTTCGCGCAACGACAATACGCGCGTGAAGCGCTACATCGCTAAATACACGATCAATCCGGCAAGGACCCACGGCGTCGCGCAGCATATCGGCTCCATCGAGCCGGGCAAACTTGCGGATTTAGTCCTCTGGAAGCCGGCGTTCTTCGGCGTCAAGCCCGAGATGATCGTCAAGGGCGGATTTATCTCCTGGGCGGCGATGGGCGATCCGAACGCCTCCATTCCCACGCCGCAGCCGGTCATCTATCGGCCGATGTTTGGTTCGTTCGGCGGCGCCGTCGCGCCGACATCGCTCACGTTTGTCTCCCAGGCGGCGCTGAACGAGGGCGTGCCGGAATCCATCGGCCTGCGCAAAACCGCCGTCGCCGTGTCGGGCTGCCGCACGGTCGGCAAGGCCGATATGGTCCACAATGACGCCATGCCGAACATCGAAGTCGATCCCGAGACTTACGAAGTGCGCGCCGACGGCGAATTGCTCACCTGCGAACCGGCGTCCTCCCTGCCGATGGCGCAGCGTTATTTCCTGTTTTAA
- a CDS encoding urease accessory protein UreD translates to MADHPPVHQLSGPNRLEPSGQNRRVDGVLSLTFGVNAQGLTCLREQSHRPPLQVVRAFRQPDGGVLTHLHNVSGGVLGGDRLTQEFTLDAGAQVQLTTTSATRIYRAREGDAEALQTTRIQVGPNGILEYLPDTTIPFGGARYRQDTTIDLSDNAGLFWWETLAPGRAAQGEIFAYESVILRAAIRANGREIAAEHLRLEPARAPLASSARLGPYRYFTTFYACRVGATVSQLRQLETDLHEIAASRTPPGVDVWGVSTLSAHGVCIRGLSVRGLHIAADLYAFWDCARRALYGAGAVAPRKIN, encoded by the coding sequence GTGGCTGACCACCCGCCTGTTCATCAGCTAAGCGGCCCGAATCGCCTTGAGCCCAGCGGCCAAAACCGCCGTGTGGACGGCGTCCTTTCGCTTACGTTTGGCGTGAACGCGCAGGGCCTAACCTGCCTGCGCGAGCAGTCGCACCGTCCGCCGCTGCAAGTCGTCCGCGCCTTCCGCCAGCCGGACGGCGGCGTGCTGACCCACTTGCACAATGTCTCCGGCGGCGTGCTTGGCGGAGATCGTCTCACGCAGGAGTTCACCCTGGACGCCGGCGCGCAAGTTCAATTGACGACGACCAGCGCCACGCGCATCTATCGCGCGCGCGAAGGCGACGCTGAGGCGCTTCAGACGACACGGATCCAGGTCGGCCCCAACGGAATTTTGGAGTACTTGCCCGATACGACGATCCCCTTCGGCGGCGCTCGTTATCGACAGGACACGACAATCGATTTGAGCGATAACGCCGGCCTCTTCTGGTGGGAAACGCTCGCGCCCGGCCGCGCCGCCCAGGGGGAAATCTTCGCTTACGAATCCGTGATCCTGCGCGCTGCGATCCGAGCGAACGGCCGCGAGATCGCCGCCGAGCATCTGCGCCTGGAGCCTGCGCGCGCGCCGCTCGCCTCCAGCGCCCGGCTTGGCCCTTATCGCTATTTCACCACGTTTTACGCCTGCCGCGTCGGCGCGACGGTTTCACAACTGCGTCAATTGGAGACAGATCTCCACGAGATCGCCGCGTCGCGGACGCCCCCCGGCGTCGATGTCTGGGGCGTCAGCACACTCTCTGCCCACGGCGTCTGTATCCGGGGCCTGAGCGTGCGCGGTCTCCATATCGCCGCCGACCTCTACGCCTTCTGGGACTGCGCCCGCCGCGCCCTTTACGGCGCCGGCGCCGTGGCGCCGCGCAAGATCAATTGA